A single window of Intrasporangium calvum DSM 43043 DNA harbors:
- a CDS encoding TRAP transporter permease: MSHEGAVTPGASGLEPAARDDVVDVDFLISEFDEERPQRRLGPRLDAGVVLISFLISVFVLVQVFAPLRQGNQFYLMLFLGFVLPLVFVTYRPRKRAPGDRGPLDHPGPLDWALTLVALAVTLYPVLPVQLGDSGGGFNAFLDRQGQLTTVDVLMGALLTVLILEATRRTTGPVLPIVALAFFAYAYYGGFLPIGWPISHAGIDFDQIINGFYNDQSGFYGVPLDVAATYIVLFTIYGAVLDATGAGRFFINFSFSLFGQSRTAPGRTVTLSGFLLGTVSGSGTATAVSLGAVAWPILKRAGYPKENAGGMLAAAGIGAILSPPTLGAAAFIIAEYLSTNYLQVLLWATVPTLLYYLGIVLAVEIDARRFGVNAVEVPRQNPWWLLLRFGYHLASLGVIVVFLALGVPPFKAVVYSTLLAGVVGLVERLVSGRDPLDPDAAEQPRARALGTYAGELYRALSTGARSVLPIAAVCAAAGIITSVIVKTGLGQNLASLLVQAANAVSDNPAIVIVVTAVLSAVAIIVLGLAVPVTASFIISWVVIGPALQSLGVSGPETAMFIFYYAVLSEVSPPTALAAVASAAITGGDTIRTMWQAAKYTLPAFLAPLAFVMTENGSHLLLQGPLLDVAWTTAVSMVAVAALAAVTGGWLVHAASPVERALCVPAAALLLFLQPVTIAIGLSFLAVAIAINLLRSRPTNRPSSPAHAAKELS, translated from the coding sequence ATGTCCCACGAAGGAGCGGTGACACCGGGCGCCTCCGGTCTCGAGCCAGCGGCGCGAGACGACGTCGTCGACGTCGACTTCCTCATCTCGGAGTTCGACGAGGAGCGACCGCAGCGCCGGCTGGGCCCGCGGCTCGACGCCGGAGTCGTGCTCATCTCGTTCCTGATCTCGGTATTCGTCCTCGTCCAGGTCTTCGCGCCGCTCCGGCAGGGCAACCAGTTCTACCTCATGCTCTTCCTGGGCTTTGTCCTGCCGCTCGTCTTCGTCACCTATCGGCCACGCAAGCGGGCCCCCGGCGACCGAGGGCCCCTCGACCACCCCGGGCCGCTCGACTGGGCGTTGACCCTCGTCGCTCTCGCGGTGACGCTCTATCCCGTGCTGCCGGTTCAGCTCGGTGACAGCGGCGGCGGCTTCAACGCCTTCCTCGACCGGCAGGGCCAGCTCACGACGGTCGACGTCCTCATGGGGGCGCTGCTCACCGTCCTCATCCTCGAGGCGACCCGCCGCACGACCGGCCCGGTGCTGCCGATCGTCGCGCTGGCCTTCTTCGCCTATGCCTACTACGGCGGGTTCCTGCCGATCGGCTGGCCCATCTCCCATGCCGGCATCGACTTCGACCAGATCATCAACGGCTTCTACAACGACCAGTCGGGTTTCTACGGGGTACCGCTCGACGTCGCCGCGACCTACATCGTGCTTTTCACGATCTACGGCGCCGTCCTCGACGCCACTGGCGCAGGCCGGTTCTTCATCAACTTCAGCTTCTCCCTCTTCGGCCAGTCCCGCACGGCTCCGGGCCGCACCGTCACGCTGAGCGGGTTCCTCCTCGGCACGGTGTCGGGCTCCGGCACGGCGACGGCGGTCAGCCTCGGCGCGGTCGCCTGGCCGATCCTCAAGCGCGCCGGCTATCCCAAGGAGAACGCCGGTGGCATGCTCGCCGCCGCCGGCATCGGCGCGATCCTGTCGCCCCCGACCCTGGGCGCCGCCGCCTTCATCATCGCGGAGTACCTGTCGACGAACTACCTGCAGGTGCTGCTCTGGGCAACTGTCCCAACTCTGCTCTACTACCTGGGCATCGTGCTCGCCGTGGAGATCGACGCCCGGCGGTTCGGGGTCAACGCCGTCGAGGTGCCGCGCCAGAACCCGTGGTGGCTGCTCCTGCGCTTCGGCTACCACCTGGCCTCCCTCGGCGTGATCGTCGTGTTCCTCGCCCTCGGGGTGCCGCCGTTCAAGGCGGTGGTCTACTCGACCCTGCTCGCGGGAGTCGTCGGCCTCGTCGAGCGACTCGTCTCGGGGCGAGACCCTCTCGACCCCGATGCCGCGGAACAGCCGCGGGCGCGGGCGCTCGGCACCTATGCCGGCGAGCTCTACCGCGCACTGTCGACCGGAGCGCGGTCGGTGCTGCCGATCGCGGCCGTCTGCGCCGCGGCCGGGATCATCACGTCGGTCATCGTCAAGACGGGCCTCGGCCAGAACCTGGCCAGCCTGCTCGTGCAGGCCGCGAACGCGGTCAGCGACAACCCGGCCATTGTCATCGTCGTCACCGCCGTGCTCTCCGCGGTCGCGATCATCGTGCTCGGGCTCGCCGTGCCGGTCACCGCCTCATTCATCATCAGCTGGGTCGTGATCGGCCCGGCGCTCCAGTCTCTCGGCGTCAGCGGCCCGGAGACGGCGATGTTCATCTTCTACTACGCCGTCCTCTCCGAGGTCTCTCCTCCCACCGCGCTGGCTGCTGTTGCGTCGGCGGCCATCACCGGGGGAGACACGATCCGCACGATGTGGCAGGCGGCCAAGTACACCCTCCCGGCCTTCCTCGCACCGCTTGCCTTCGTCATGACGGAGAACGGGTCGCACCTGCTGCTGCAGGGACCGCTCCTCGACGTCGCCTGGACGACCGCCGTCTCGATGGTCGCCGTCGCGGCCCTCGCGGCGGTCACCGGAGGCTGGCTCGTGCACGCAGCCTCGCCGGTCGAGCGGGCCCTCTGCGTGCCGGCCGCAGCCCTCCTGCTCTTCCTCCAGCCGGTCACCATCGCCATCGGCCTCAGCTTCCTCGCCGTCGCCATCGCCATCAACCTCCTCCGCAGTCGACCCACGAACCGACCTTCATCACCCGCCCACGCAGCAAAGGAGCTGTCATGA
- a CDS encoding TAXI family TRAP transporter solute-binding subunit gives MTPITSPTPRRRLTTAVGALVIAGLALSACGGKQTQEPAAGGTAGSDACEISAGQVTIATGNSTGVYYVLGGGIASLLSSKSPLKATAAETGASVQNIQQLAGGQYDIAFSLADTAADAIAGKGAFTEPQQIQALGRIHSNYTQVVVRKDSGIKSLEDMRGKRISTGSPKSGTEVIATRLLQSAGLDINTDVQAQRLELGKTVDGMKDGSIDGFVWSGGLPTPALTDLFTSQKDAVEFIDITPTLPKMREINAVYTEGAIPAATYGLDADVKTIVVPNVLLVREDFPTGNACGIVKLLWGSSDELAKVHPSGKEFTKENGPQTDPIPLHPGAKQAFDGM, from the coding sequence ATGACACCCATCACGAGTCCCACCCCGCGTCGCCGTCTCACGACCGCCGTCGGAGCACTCGTCATCGCCGGCCTCGCCCTCAGCGCCTGCGGTGGCAAGCAGACGCAGGAGCCCGCAGCCGGCGGCACAGCCGGCAGCGACGCCTGCGAGATCTCCGCCGGGCAGGTCACCATCGCCACCGGCAACAGCACCGGCGTCTACTACGTCCTCGGCGGCGGCATCGCCAGCCTGCTCAGCTCGAAGTCGCCGCTCAAGGCCACCGCCGCGGAGACCGGCGCCTCGGTCCAGAACATCCAGCAGCTCGCCGGCGGCCAGTACGACATCGCATTCTCGCTCGCCGACACCGCGGCGGACGCCATCGCGGGCAAGGGCGCGTTCACCGAGCCGCAGCAGATCCAGGCCCTGGGGCGCATCCACTCGAACTACACGCAGGTCGTCGTGCGCAAGGACTCCGGGATCAAGAGCCTGGAGGACATGCGGGGCAAGCGGATCTCCACGGGCTCGCCGAAGTCCGGCACCGAGGTCATCGCGACCCGCCTGCTCCAGTCCGCCGGCCTCGACATCAACACGGACGTCCAGGCCCAGCGCCTCGAGCTCGGCAAGACGGTCGACGGCATGAAGGACGGCTCGATCGACGGGTTCGTCTGGTCCGGCGGCCTGCCGACGCCGGCCCTCACCGACCTCTTCACGTCGCAGAAGGACGCGGTCGAGTTCATCGACATCACGCCCACCCTGCCCAAGATGAGGGAGATCAACGCCGTCTACACCGAGGGTGCGATTCCCGCCGCGACCTACGGCCTGGACGCCGACGTCAAGACCATCGTCGTGCCCAACGTCCTGCTCGTCCGTGAGGACTTCCCGACCGGCAACGCCTGCGGCATCGTCAAGCTCCTGTGGGGCAGCAGCGATGAGCTGGCCAAGGTCCACCCCTCGGGCAAGGAGTTCACCAAGGAGAACGGCCCCCAGACCGACCCGATCCCCCTCCACCCCGGCGCCAAGCAGGCCTTCGACGGCATGTGA